A window of Verrucomicrobiia bacterium genomic DNA:
GGCCGACCACGCCCTCAGCTTTCAGTGTGTCTCGAACCTTCTCAGTGACGGCCTCGATCTCAGTCCAGGTTGGCGAGACCAGGAGTGCGGAGCGGCCTTGCTTCGTGGCCGACAGATAGGCATCAGCGGCGCGTTGATAGAGCTGCCCATCATCGGTTAACGCTTCTGACACAGCGCCAAGTTCGAGCAGTTTGGCGAAGGCTTTATCGGTCTGCTTGGCGGCGGCCAGCTCGACCACCTGGCGGAACGCGGCGGGCTTCTGGCGGCGAATCGTCGTCAGTTCCTCGAAACGGTAGCCCGAGTACTGTTCGAGAATGCGGAGCGCATCGCCACGGGTGACGCTGGAGTGCTGGCCGGTGTCACCGCAGAGGATCACCCGGCAATCTTTCTTCCTGGCCAGTTCCAAGAGCCGGGCCATCTCCTCCAGGCCGACGGCTCCGGCCTCATCCAGCACAATCACCGACCGGGGCGAGAGCCTTGACCGTGTACGCAAATCGCCGTGGAACCGTTGCAGCGTCACGGCATCTTCCAACCCGTCCCGGCGCAGCGTGTCGGCGGCGGAAGCAGTGGGCGCACAAAAGACGGCCTCGAAACCTTGTCGGTGGAGCATGCGGGTTAGTTCGACCAGGGCGGTGCTTTTGCCCGAACCAGCCAGGCCGCGGAATCCGGTCACGCGGTCTGGACTGGTCAGCACATGAGCCAACGCCTTGCGCTGGTCCTGGCCGAGATGGGAAGCGGGTTGGTAATGGCGGGTGATGGGAGCAACGGCCTCGATGCCGGCGTTGACCGTGTGGATCAGGGCAAGCTCGCGACGGAGAATCTCCCGCGTCGAAAACTCAGAGCCAACGCGGACCAGGCTGTCGTCAGTGGCGAGTTTTTTCTTTAGCTGCTGCAAGTTAAGTTGCCCGCGACCTTTGACCAAGGCGGCCTCCAAAATCCGATGCTCCGGCGCGACGGAGTTACGCTCGAAGACGTGATCCAAACCATGCTCGACGGCTTCGTTCGTTGTCACCCGTTGCGCGAAATCTTGCGGTTGACCGTTGGCAGCGGCGACCACTTTGTGGAGCGCCCGTTTTTCAAAAAAGCCGATCTCGCCAAGTTGCTGTTTGCGCACCTGTTCATCGGTTGCGCCCTTCAATTTTTTGGGCCGGGTCTGGTGGACGACGTGGGCGACTTCATCCCGGGTGAGCTTGCGACCGAGGCGCTGTTCCTCCTTGGCAACGGCGATATCCCGTTCCTTGGAACGTTTGGAAAACCGTTCGATCAACTCCGGTTCGACGCCCTCGATCTCGAAGGCCGGGCCGGTCTGGCGAATCTTATAGCCGATGCCTTGCAGCCGTTTGACCAGTTCGTTGCGATAGACGGCAGTACCGTAATGAATGGCGTCGAACATGCCGGAGGTTTGCAGCGCCTTCCAACTCAAAGCCAGAAGGGTCGCATCTCAACAATTGACATATGTCAGTCATCTTTTTCGATGACGTCATGCTCACCGACACGTACGACTACCTCAACCGCCTGCCCACGCCCGGCTATCCCGATGGCGGCGTCGAGCATTTCGGCTATTCCGCCGCTGGAGTGTGGCGATGGGAACCACCTATTACCCCAACGATCCGATGGGCAATTTGACATCTTATCAAGTACCCCAACATCTCGCTGGTGAAGTTTGGGTACGACCCGCTGACCAACATGGTTGACGGCCTGGGCACGACCGCCTATGGTTACACTGCGGCCGGGCAGCTCCTCACCGAAGACGGCCCGTTTGCCAGCGATACGGTGACCAACACGTATTCCAACCGCCAGCGCGTGGCCCTGGGCCTGCAACAGCCCACCGGCTCATGGACCAACGCCTTCGCTTACGACGCCGCCCGCCGCATGACCAATGTGGTTTCTCCCGCCGGCCCCTTTGCATACCAATACCTCGCCAAATCCGGTTTGAGCCCGCGGCTGGTGGCCCGGCTGTCCCTGCCCAACACGGCGTACATCACCAACCAGTACGACGGCGTTTCCCGGCTCACGGAAACGCTGCTCAACAACAGCGCCAACAGCGCACTGGACTCGGCCCTGTACGGCTACAATCCGGCCTCTCAGCGGACAACGTTCACCAACGCGGCGGGCACTTATGTCACCTATTCTTACGACCCGCTGGGCCAGGTGAAGGTGGCGTCCAGTTCCTCGAGCAGCGAGGACGTGGGTTACGCCTACGACGCGGCATGGAACATGAGTTACAAGACCAACAATGGCGTGGCAAACGCCTTCACGGTCAACAACCTCAACGAGCTGACGCAATATATCGTAAATTTCTCCTACGACGCCAACGGGAACATGATCACCAACAACGGTTACATGGTCTATGCCTACGATGACGAGAACCGTCTGACCATGATGACTGACGAGGTGTATCACAGTTACCAGACGGAATTTGACTATGATGGCCTGGGGCGGCTCCGCAGGCGCATCGAATACACCTGGGTAGTCAACAGCAAGACGGGGATTGGGTCCTGGGTGGGAAGCAGCACCGTTCAGTACATTTACGATGGCAACCGGGTCATCCAGGAGCGCGATGGAGGCGGCAACCCGCTAGTCAGCTACACCCGCGGCCCCGACCTCAGTGGGACAATGGAGGGCGCCGGCGGCATCGGCGGCCTGCTCGCCCGCTCCGACGGCTACACCTCCGGCAACTGGACCAACCACAATTATTACCACGCCGACGGGCTGGGGAACATCACGTATCTGATTGATTCCAACCAGTCCATGACGGGAACGTACCGGTATGACCCCTTCAGCAACACGCTCTCATCCAGCGGAACGCTTTCGAGCGCGAACGTGTACCGCTTTTCGAGCAAGGAAATCCACGTCAATAGCGGGTTTTACTATTTCCTCTATCGGTTCTATGTTCCCGGTCTGCAGAGATGGCTAAATCGCGACCCGATTCGACAAAGAGCGTCCCTGAATGTCTACGCCATGGTTTACAACAACACCACAGAATACGTAGACCCTTTCGGGCTGGATATCTACGGAAACCCACTGTTCCCTGGCCCCGTTACCCTCTGGCCAGCACCACCATCGCAGCCATCTGAGCCAATATGGCCGCCCCCGACCACCCTCTGGCCATCTCAGCCGCCAGGTCAGCCTCAGCCCATAGGACCAATCACGCTCCCGCCCTCCTCTATTACATTTTGTCTCATCTCGCCACCGCCACCGTCCTTCCCCTTGCCTCCTTGGTTGCCTCCGCGCCTTTTACCCCCGTGGCCGCTTCCATGGCCCTTCCCACCCGGAACCGTCCTCAATCCCGGATTTCCGCCTGACTTCCCCTTACCAAGCCGCCCTGGGAAAGGAGGGCCTATTGGGGTTTCAATTGGATGGCAATTCTAGGAACACTTTCCCATGCATACCCTCGATGACGTGCACGCCAAGGCTCGCCAAATACTCGTGATTACTTTGCTGCTTGCTTTGCCAGTCATTTTAACAGGCTGCTTTGCGCCTGCAATCGACTGGCAATTTGACCAAATGAACCGCTTGCCGAAGCCCCTGCCACCCCTAGATTCAGGCGATAATCGCTGAAACACACACTCACTCCCCATGTCCAAAACACGAATATTGTTTTTGCTCATCTTGGCCCTCCTCCGACTGCCGCTCATCTGCCAAGCCGAAGAATTCTCGAGCATGCTCTCTTTTAAGCTTCGCCGGTTTCTCTCAGACAACCCGAATGCGTCGCGTGCACTGTCAAATGCAGTCACCACGGCATTTGCTCATAGGTCAATCAGGCTTTACTACTTTTATTCCGACGACGAGCGGCTTCGCCGTGCGTTTCACTCATTCCCCGATGAATCCTCGGTCTCCATCTGCGTTCGGGAGAATCAGTCGTCACTCGATGAATTCCTTTGTCTCTTGTTCGAGGTAATAAACTCGACTTCCGAAAAGCAGTTCGAGGAGATTTATCGTGCCGCAGAGGCTGGAACGGTGACGAAACAAGATTTCGCCAAGGGCATCGCCCAGGCCGAATTCAAGACCACAAAGCAAGTGCGTGAACTGCTTAAGACGATCGGTATTCACAGCGAGGATTCTTACTATTGCAAGGCATTCCTTCACTGTCCAGACACATTCGATGACTTTCTTCTATATTCGAAAAAGGTTTCACGAGGCATTGATCCTCTTGGGGAATATGAATCTCAATACGATGCAATTCGCAACAGCGCCCTGATGGTGACTCCGCCTCATTCAACGGCCACCAACTTGTTTAAAAAGAGCACTAACCCCTGATATTTCGCAACATACGGACAGCCCTGCAACAAACGCTACGGTGAACGGTTCGGCCGCCACCCTTTATGGTGACGACACTTTTGCCGAGGCGGGCTTCGCCCTGGCCAGCGGGAACAACACCTTCACCGCCGTCGCCAAGGACGATTATGGCCGGCAAGACACCACATATTACACTAACGACCCCCTCGGCAGCCTGACGTACATCAAATACCCGCACACGTTCCACGTCCAGATGAAGTACGATTGGCTCAACCGCCTCACCAATATGGTTGACGGGCTGGGCACTACCGTCTATGGTTACACTGCCGCTGGGCAGCTCCTCACCGAGGACGGCCCTTTTGCAAACGATACTGTGACCAACACGTATTCCAACCGCCAGCGCGTGGCCCTGGATGTTACCGACTTTTTTGTCATCGTACTTTGTCCCGAACTGAGGTCGTAGGGGTTTTGGAGTTTGTCTCTAACTGCCATGGTGTTTTGCGCCCAAATTACCGCACTGCTGTCGTAGCGTTATGACCGGAGCGGGCGGATCACGATTTATCCGGCGGGAGGTTGGGTTTTTGCCCGCACTAGCATCAGTTGGAAGTTGCCGGCGGGCAACTCGACGAGTTGAAGACCTCGTTTTTTGAGCAAGGGAACCAGCGGAACGAGGCGAGCGGCTCGGATCTGCTGGCGAGTCCAGCGGGGTGCTGGCGCACGGCCATCAGGGCAAGGGTTGGTCACAGTCTTTCCTCCAGTGAGGTTGAATGAGCACGTGATTGACTTGTTTGAGGTCCACCATGCGGGTCGGGGACGTATGCACATTCCTGCGCTGGCAGGGGAAATTCCCCATTCCCTCTTCGGCCGCGTTTGGCGAGATCGGCGAGCAATATATAAAGACACTGTCATCCCGTTAAATGTTAAAACATGTTGAAGATCAACTGGTTGGATGAATCTCTTGTTTCATTTTGCGACTCGGTGTTTGCAACTGATTCTGCCATAGGCACTTGCTCAAAGACGTTCTGCCGGAAGACGTCGCTGCCCGAAATCCTTTGAGCACCGCATGGCGCTGGTTGCAGAAGGCACTCGACGACTTCGTGGACACGAAAATGATTGCCGCTTGAACTTGACCGTTTTGTGAACTTCATTTTCGGCAAGTGGATCTAGCGTCTCCTGGTAAACTTCGAGCTTGTGATGAGTGAGCAATCAGTCCCGGGCTGACCAAAACACTCACAAACAAAGGAAGGCAAAAGGCGCCTGCTAAATGTCCAAACTCCTGTCGCACGCAGAAAGCATGCGGCAGTGGCGGGACGGCGCTGTCACAGCGAAGAATGTCCAAACTCCAGTCTCCTTCCAAAGGAGGAGACTCTACTTGAGATCGACGGTTAAATGATTTCTCTCGAGGGTGGCGCCTTCGGCAAAGGCCAGTTGCGCCAGGGCCTTGTTGTAATCGACCATGGCCTGCACCTCGGCGGTGCGCGCCGCGGTCAGGACTTCCTGCAACTCCAGCACAACAAAGCTGGTGGAAAGGCCGTTCTGCAACTTCTTTTGTTCCGCGGCGAGAGCGGCCTCGGCATAAGCGCGCGCTTTGCGGGTCGAGGCGACCTGGCTGAAACGCGACTGGGCCCGGTTCACGAAATCGGCGACCTGCAACAGGACGTCGTCCTCGGCCTTTTTAAGTTGGAGCTGGGCGATTTGCTTGTAGGCCTTGCTGGCCCTGTAATCGCTCCGTTCCTTGAGGTTGTACAATGGAAAGCTCACAACGACG
This region includes:
- a CDS encoding RHS repeat-associated core domain-containing protein, with the protein product MKFGYDPLTNMVDGLGTTAYGYTAAGQLLTEDGPFASDTVTNTYSNRQRVALGLQQPTGSWTNAFAYDAARRMTNVVSPAGPFAYQYLAKSGLSPRLVARLSLPNTAYITNQYDGVSRLTETLLNNSANSALDSALYGYNPASQRTTFTNAAGTYVTYSYDPLGQVKVASSSSSSEDVGYAYDAAWNMSYKTNNGVANAFTVNNLNELTQYIVNFSYDANGNMITNNGYMVYAYDDENRLTMMTDEVYHSYQTEFDYDGLGRLRRRIEYTWVVNSKTGIGSWVGSSTVQYIYDGNRVIQERDGGGNPLVSYTRGPDLSGTMEGAGGIGGLLARSDGYTSGNWTNHNYYHADGLGNITYLIDSNQSMTGTYRYDPFSNTLSSSGTLSSANVYRFSSKEIHVNSGFYYFLYRFYVPGLQRWLNRDPIRQRASLNVYAMVYNNTTEYVDPFGLDIYGNPLFPGPVTLWPAPPSQPSEPIWPPPTTLWPSQPPGQPQPIGPITLPPSSITFCLISPPPPSFPLPPWLPPRLLPPWPLPWPFPPGTVLNPGFPPDFPLPSRPGKGGPIGVSIGWQF
- a CDS encoding AAA family ATPase, encoding MSWKALQTSGMFDAIHYGTAVYRNELVKRLQGIGYKIRQTGPAFEIEGVEPELIERFSKRSKERDIAVAKEEQRLGRKLTRDEVAHVVHQTRPKKLKGATDEQVRKQQLGEIGFFEKRALHKVVAAANGQPQDFAQRVTTNEAVEHGLDHVFERNSVAPEHRILEAALVKGRGQLNLQQLKKKLATDDSLVRVGSEFSTREILRRELALIHTVNAGIEAVAPITRHYQPASHLGQDQRKALAHVLTSPDRVTGFRGLAGSGKSTALVELTRMLHRQGFEAVFCAPTASAADTLRRDGLEDAVTLQRFHGDLRTRSRLSPRSVIVLDEAGAVGLEEMARLLELARKKDCRVILCGDTGQHSSVTRGDALRILEQYSGYRFEELTTIRRQKPAAFRQVVELAAAKQTDKAFAKLLELGAVSEALTDDGQLYQRAADAYLSATKQGRSALLVSPTWTEIEAVTEKVRDTLKAEGVVGQNEQTVPVFDSLSWTEAQKKNASQYEPGQRLRLVRKTKHFDRGQTVEVVAAIENGLRIRRADGTEIDFIPSTSAASFDVGQARELKVAAGDWLLLQANHGKEFINGERVQVREIQNGRIALADGRTLPAGFNAFTHGYAVTSHSSQSKTVDDVLLVASSRSFGAVNREQFYVSISRGRERCHVFTDDSDLLARRITDSHERKAAVELQALRDGLAKLGFVSKERLEEKAPSPVVAVRKDFRAVRPMRQTRATRLTRLAPVQRLAQVVEDVRRWFGLDHKEAIEQTDPVKQAEKIAPVVKETPGQKLRRVLEQKRQQHQQRRSGGMHV